Proteins encoded by one window of Paenibacillus sp. DCT19:
- a CDS encoding GyrI-like domain-containing protein has protein sequence MEQVNSVFELVHKEASVVVGLKWEGTFAEAGAGGIRVIQSEFKRRLNEIQHVLHPDELLGLSYHMTETGFTHYVGVEVDAGATQEIPKGMERIGVASSHYAKRYHTKGQNIEASYNELYTGIGASEYQLAGGALTHYEVYPMTQKTDESDPEFTIFIPVIHKS, from the coding sequence ATGGAGCAGGTAAATAGTGTGTTTGAATTGGTGCATAAAGAGGCAAGCGTTGTTGTCGGTTTGAAATGGGAAGGAACCTTTGCCGAGGCAGGAGCCGGTGGCATTCGTGTGATTCAGTCGGAATTTAAACGTCGGTTGAACGAGATTCAGCATGTGCTGCATCCGGACGAGCTACTTGGGTTGTCATATCACATGACAGAGACCGGGTTTACTCATTACGTTGGCGTTGAAGTGGATGCTGGTGCTACACAGGAGATTCCCAAGGGAATGGAGCGTATTGGGGTTGCTTCAAGCCATTATGCCAAGCGTTACCACACGAAGGGTCAGAACATTGAAGCGTCATATAACGAGCTATATACGGGAATTGGCGCTAGTGAATATCAGTTAGCCGGAGGTGCGCTTACGCATTACGAAGTGTACCCTATGACTCAGAAGACGGATGAGTCTGATCCTGAGTTTACCATTTTCATCCCGGTCATCCATAAATCATAA
- a CDS encoding deoxyribodipyrimidine photo-lyase, giving the protein MKLFIHRKDLRTDDLVGFDYLRDQEVESLHVFIYDPFLLRQGRDEEHSGVNFLQHAAELGNQYREAGQPLHVAYGKPAEVVEYILEQMEGSIDEVVVHRDMTPYAIERDRSIRKVAEDRKVTFTLLTDHLLMNLAGFAAFTGKSEPYKVFAAFHRRWVEFMNEHPNPPSATTVADLKVSEHKIEFPESMHVPEHLLTHTTVEDPFPLLNDFLAERVVDYGDHRDEYEAYEPSHLSSYVAVGAISIRKMYDTAGRAEDSYEWIRQLCFRDFYLYRAVYESHYFTYEKVYDLSALHDEHFEKWCKAETGIPIIDAAMTELNETGRMPNRLRILTAMFLTKNLQCPFTLGEAYFRRKLRDYDNIQNRGNWLWCASLGENAAPYFRVNNPVTQSEKYDPQGDYIRKWLPDLKDLHSKDIHQPREHAIVDLKASRQAAIEVYKTILASRPKEN; this is encoded by the coding sequence ATGAAATTGTTCATACATCGCAAAGATCTGCGAACAGATGACCTGGTGGGATTCGATTATTTGCGAGATCAGGAAGTAGAGAGTCTGCATGTGTTTATCTATGACCCATTCTTGCTGCGTCAAGGTCGTGACGAGGAGCACAGTGGTGTGAATTTTCTACAACATGCAGCGGAGCTTGGCAATCAATACCGTGAGGCAGGGCAACCTCTGCATGTTGCGTATGGTAAGCCTGCTGAAGTCGTGGAATACATCTTAGAGCAGATGGAAGGCAGTATCGATGAGGTTGTTGTCCATCGGGACATGACCCCTTACGCAATAGAGCGGGATCGTAGCATACGTAAAGTTGCGGAAGATCGGAAGGTCACCTTTACCCTTTTGACAGACCATCTATTAATGAATCTTGCAGGTTTTGCGGCTTTTACAGGTAAGTCAGAGCCTTATAAAGTATTCGCTGCCTTCCATCGACGCTGGGTCGAATTCATGAATGAGCATCCGAATCCGCCCTCAGCAACCACTGTTGCAGATCTGAAGGTAAGTGAGCACAAGATCGAATTTCCTGAATCCATGCATGTGCCTGAGCATTTGTTAACACACACTACGGTGGAAGATCCATTCCCATTATTGAACGATTTCTTGGCAGAGCGAGTGGTAGACTACGGAGATCATCGGGATGAGTATGAGGCGTATGAACCCAGTCATCTGAGCTCCTATGTGGCTGTTGGTGCGATATCGATTCGTAAGATGTATGATACTGCCGGCCGAGCCGAGGACTCGTATGAATGGATTAGACAGTTATGCTTCCGGGATTTCTATCTGTACCGTGCCGTGTATGAGAGTCACTATTTTACGTATGAGAAGGTATACGATCTCTCGGCGTTACACGATGAACATTTTGAGAAGTGGTGCAAGGCGGAGACAGGCATTCCGATTATTGATGCAGCGATGACCGAATTGAATGAGACCGGACGTATGCCGAACCGGCTCCGTATTCTGACTGCAATGTTTCTGACCAAAAATTTGCAGTGTCCCTTTACGTTAGGCGAAGCCTATTTCAGACGTAAGCTGCGAGACTATGACAATATCCAGAATCGTGGCAATTGGTTGTGGTGTGCTTCGCTGGGTGAGAACGCCGCTCCCTATTTCCGAGTGAATAATCCGGTAACACAGTCTGAAAAGTATGACCCTCAGGGGGATTATATTCGCAAATGGCTGCCTGATCTGAAGGATTTGCACAGCAAAGACATCCATCAGCCGCGGGAACATGCCATTGTCGATCTGAAAGCTTCGCGTCAGGCTGCCATTGAGGTTTATAAAACGATTCTAGCTAGTCGTCCGAAAGAGAACTGA